Proteins from one Aureimonas sp. SA4125 genomic window:
- a CDS encoding DMT family transporter: MQTGILLGFLSYFVYACSDALIKYLGGHLPVFEIGFFTSVFAILPALLTKERGDSWKSALVPRHPKLVLLRMTSGTAGGILAVVAFTSLPLAEAYALIFLLPIFVTVLSTLILKEPVGWKRWSAVITGLVGVMLVVRPGFREILPGHLAAVGCAFCGAVTVIVLRVLGPTERRITLIGSVVLSAFVVNAILMIPTYVAPEWSIMPFVAAAGLCAGSGHLIQVYATRAAPANRVAPTQYSQIIWAALIGALFFDEFPDAFGVAGMTLVAFSGLFTFLREEKRSGWSWRTPLDRNRV; encoded by the coding sequence CGGTCTTCGAGATCGGCTTCTTCACGTCGGTCTTCGCCATCCTGCCGGCCCTCCTGACCAAGGAGCGCGGCGACAGCTGGAAGTCGGCGCTCGTTCCCCGGCATCCGAAGCTCGTCCTCCTGCGGATGACGAGCGGTACGGCTGGCGGCATCCTCGCCGTCGTCGCCTTCACCTCGCTGCCGCTCGCCGAAGCCTATGCGCTGATCTTCCTCCTGCCGATCTTCGTGACCGTCCTGTCCACCCTGATCCTGAAGGAGCCGGTCGGGTGGAAGCGCTGGAGCGCCGTGATCACCGGGCTCGTCGGCGTGATGCTGGTCGTGCGGCCCGGATTTCGCGAGATCCTGCCCGGACATCTGGCGGCCGTCGGCTGCGCCTTCTGCGGCGCGGTCACCGTCATCGTGCTGCGCGTCCTCGGTCCGACGGAACGGCGCATCACGCTGATCGGCTCGGTCGTCCTCAGCGCCTTCGTCGTCAATGCGATCCTGATGATCCCGACCTATGTCGCCCCTGAGTGGAGCATCATGCCCTTCGTCGCCGCCGCGGGTCTTTGCGCCGGCTCCGGCCATCTCATCCAGGTCTATGCGACGCGCGCAGCCCCGGCGAACCGGGTGGCGCCGACGCAGTACAGCCAGATCATCTGGGCGGCGCTGATCGGCGCGCTCTTCTTCGACGAATTCCCGGATGCCTTCGGTGTCGCCGGCATGACGCTGGTCGCGTTTTCCGGACTTTTCACCTTCCTGCGCGAGGAGAAGAGAAGCGGCTGGTCGTGGCGGACGCCGCTCGATCGAAACCGGGTCTGA